A genomic segment from Nicotiana sylvestris chromosome 1, ASM39365v2, whole genome shotgun sequence encodes:
- the LOC138872486 gene encoding uncharacterized protein: MDCFSWSHSDMIGIPQEVMTHKLNEDPSYPPVKQNKRKQGTFKNQMIQEEVQKLLEVGSIREVKYPNWLANTLVVPKKNGKWRVCVDYTDLNKAYPKDSFPLPHIDQLIDATTGKFLGFLVSNRGIKVNPTQIKAIEEIPDILSNKKEALRNLKKYLSNPPLLAKPKAEEKLLIYLAVSEVVVSAVLVREEQGRLAKWAIELSEYEIAYQPRTAIKSQVLADFVADFSQGMQLEAEKELHMFNGANPGTWTLFTDGSSNVKRAAREARMQKYLEKVRELIKQFENWKVRQIPRDENLEADALANLASVDDVENDANASAIHVFHSVLDPDVNFNNLTWNWRNEIIAFLQYGTVPNNKKKAYVLRRKAARYCLKQVGNGQAESTNKVIINNLKKRLEESKGNWPEVLPSVLWAYRTTTKTSMGETPFSLVYGTEALIPVEIGESSTRFTHATQEFNDKEMRVNLDLLKARRETALIRMTAQK, translated from the exons atggactgcttttcttggtcccactctgacatgaTAGGAATACCACAagaggtgatgactcataaactaaatgaagatccatcataccccCCTGtgaagcaaaataaaagaaagcaaggaactttcaagaatcagatgattcaagaagaagtccaaaaattgctagaagttggttccattcgagaggtaaagtatcctaactggttagcaaACACTCTTGTGGTTCCAAAGAAGAACGGcaagtggcgggtttgtgtagattacacagatcttaacaaagcctaccctaaagattcttttccactaccacatatagatcaattgattgatgcaactacAG gtaagtttttgggttttcttgtttctaaccgtggtattaaAGTGAATCCTAcacagattaaagccattgaggaaattcctgacatactttcaaacaagaaagaa gcacttaggaatttgaaaaagtacttatcaaatccacctttgttggcaaaaccaaaggctgagGAAAAACTACTCATTTACCTTGCTGTTTCAGAAGTGGTGGTAAGCgctgttttggtccgagaagaacaag gtaggttagctaagtgggcaatagagttaagtgaatacgaaattgcataccaacctagaactgctataaaatcgcaagtattagctgatttcgtggctgattttagccagggaaTGCAATTAGAGGCAGAAAAAGAATTGCATATGTTCAATGGAGCTAAtccaggaacttggactttattcactgatggctcatctaacgTAAAAAGAGCAG ccagggaagcaaggatgcagaaatacttggaaaaggtacgggaattgataaaacaatttgaaaattggaaaGTTAGGCAAATACCCAGGGACGAAAATCTTGAagcagacgccctagctaatctcgcatctgtaGACGACGTGGAAAATGATGCAAATGCCTCAGCGATACATGTGTTTCATTCAGTTCTTGATCCTGATGtgaattttaataacttaacctggaATTGGAGGaacgaaattattgcttttttgcagtatggaaccgtccctAATAATAAGAAAAAGGCTTATGTGCTCCGAAGAAAGgctgctcggtactgcttaaaacaag tgggtaatgggcaagcagaatcaacaaataaagttattatcaacaatttgaagaaacgATTAGAAGAGTCAAAAGGGAATTGGCCAGAAGTGCTACCtagtgttttatgggcatatcgtacAACGACGAAAACTAGTatgggagaaacaccattttcattggtttatggaactgaagctttaattccagtCGAGATAGGAGAATCGAGTACCCGATTCACACATGCGACACAAGAATTTAATGATAAGGAGATGCGAGTCAATCTAGATTTACTCAAAGCAAGGAGAGAAACTGCACTAATAAGAATGACAGCACAAAAAtag